In the Actinomycetota bacterium genome, one interval contains:
- a CDS encoding serine hydroxymethyltransferase, translated as MGDVPFWGPDFGALQQTDPEIAGVLLGELDRLRSGLQLIASENLTSPAVLAALGSTLSNKYAEGYPGRRYYGGCSEVDRAELIGIERAKALFGADHANLQPHSGASANIAAYGAFVRPGDTVLAMSLPHGGHLTHGSKVNFSGKWFDIVSYGVRRDTELIDYDEVRSLALAHRPKMIICGATAYPRLIDFAAFRAIADEVGAILMVDAAHFIGLVAGGAIPSPVPYADVVCFTTHKVLRGPRGGMILCRAEHAAAIDKAVFPMMQGGPLMHAVAAKAVALKEAATPAYRDYAQAVIANARALTEGLAAEGMRPISGGTDTHLALIDLQPVGVTGAEAEARCDAARITLNKNAIPFDPQPPSIGSGIRVGTPAVTTQGMAEPDMKEIAALIGRAVRDADGSAAADVGQQVAALVAAHPAYPRA; from the coding sequence ATGGGCGACGTACCGTTCTGGGGACCGGACTTCGGCGCGCTGCAGCAGACCGACCCGGAGATCGCCGGCGTTCTGCTCGGCGAACTGGATCGGCTCCGGTCCGGCCTGCAGCTCATCGCCAGTGAAAACCTCACCTCGCCGGCGGTCCTCGCGGCGCTGGGGTCGACGCTGTCCAATAAGTACGCCGAGGGCTACCCGGGGAGGCGGTACTACGGCGGCTGCTCGGAGGTCGACCGCGCGGAGCTCATCGGCATCGAGCGCGCCAAGGCGTTGTTCGGTGCCGACCATGCGAACCTGCAGCCGCACTCGGGCGCCAGCGCGAACATCGCCGCGTACGGCGCCTTCGTGCGACCCGGTGACACCGTGCTGGCCATGAGCCTGCCGCACGGCGGCCATCTCACCCACGGCTCGAAGGTGAACTTCTCCGGCAAGTGGTTCGACATCGTCTCGTACGGCGTGCGCCGCGATACCGAGTTGATCGACTACGACGAGGTCCGGTCGCTGGCGCTGGCCCACCGGCCCAAGATGATCATCTGCGGTGCCACGGCGTACCCCCGGCTCATCGACTTCGCCGCGTTCCGGGCGATCGCCGACGAGGTCGGCGCGATCCTCATGGTCGACGCCGCGCACTTCATCGGCCTGGTCGCCGGCGGGGCGATCCCGAGCCCGGTGCCCTACGCCGATGTCGTCTGCTTCACCACGCACAAGGTGCTGCGCGGTCCCCGCGGCGGCATGATCCTGTGCCGTGCCGAGCACGCCGCCGCCATCGACAAGGCCGTGTTCCCGATGATGCAGGGCGGCCCCCTGATGCATGCGGTGGCGGCCAAGGCCGTCGCGCTGAAGGAGGCGGCGACGCCGGCCTATCGCGACTACGCCCAGGCCGTCATCGCCAACGCACGGGCGCTCACCGAAGGCCTGGCCGCCGAGGGGATGCGTCCGATCAGCGGCGGGACCGACACCCACCTCGCCCTGATCGACCTGCAGCCGGTCGGCGTCACCGGCGCCGAAGCCGAGGCCCGGTGCGACGCGGCCCGGATCACGTTGAACAAGAACGCGATCCCCTTCGATCCGCAGCCGCCGTCGATCGGTTCGGGTATCCGCGTCGGCACGCCCGCGGTCACCACGCAGGGCATGGCCGAGCCGGACATGAAGGAGATCGCCGCGCTGATCGGGCGCGCGGTCCGCGACGCCGACGGCTCCGCGGCTGCCGATGTCGGTCAGCAGGTGGCCGCTTTGGTCGCTGCGCACCCGGCGTATCCGCGCGCCTGA
- a CDS encoding threonylcarbamoyl-AMP synthase, translating into MPDSRSRTFDCAVPGERERGLQAAASVVRAGGLAVVPTDVAYGLATDAFTAAGLRRLRTAKARGRDLPVPVLVGTLAGAEALASGLRPAAHALMTAFWPGPLTLVALQQPSLDWAVGDGRTVSLRMPLHPVALELLARTGPLAVTGANRAGLPVPTTMAQAREQLDTAVEVYLDGGPALPGGGSAVVDVTGPEPRLLRPGPFAIDLLREVVPTLQDVSG; encoded by the coding sequence GTGCCTGACTCCCGCTCGCGCACCTTCGACTGCGCGGTTCCCGGTGAGCGGGAGCGGGGCCTGCAGGCGGCCGCATCGGTCGTGCGGGCCGGCGGTCTGGCGGTCGTGCCCACCGACGTCGCCTACGGCCTGGCCACCGACGCCTTCACTGCCGCCGGTCTGCGACGGTTGCGTACGGCGAAGGCCCGCGGCCGCGACCTGCCCGTGCCGGTGCTGGTCGGCACGCTCGCCGGCGCGGAGGCCCTGGCGAGCGGCCTGCGGCCTGCGGCGCACGCGCTGATGACAGCGTTCTGGCCCGGTCCGCTGACGCTCGTCGCCCTGCAGCAGCCCAGTCTCGACTGGGCCGTGGGCGACGGCCGCACGGTGTCGCTGCGGATGCCGTTGCACCCGGTGGCGCTGGAATTGCTCGCCCGCACCGGCCCGCTCGCCGTGACCGGCGCCAACCGCGCTGGCCTTCCGGTACCGACCACGATGGCGCAGGCACGCGAACAGCTGGACACCGCGGTCGAGGTCTATCTCGACGGCGGTCCGGCGCTTCCCGGGGGCGGCAGCGCCGTCGTCGACGTCACCGGGCCCGAGCCCCGGCTGCTGCGACCCGGCCCGTTCGCCATCGACCTGCTGCGCGAGGTCGTCCCGACGCTGCAGGACGTGTCGGGCTGA
- a CDS encoding peptide chain release factor N(5)-glutamine methyltransferase, whose protein sequence is MTASFDATARPGGSTRGGRESLRDVLVDAEQRLARAGVPSPSYDAAALAAHVIGVPRLRLRLQDRLGDAERVRLEQLLIARAARVPLQHLLGVAAFRRIELRVGAGVFIPRPETELVAETALRLLPVGGVAVDLGTGSGALALSLAVERRDVVVHAVERDPAAMAWARRNVAELAGDLTVSGSQVQLHQADATTAADPGGPLSGLCGRVDVVVSNPPYIPDHAVPRDPEVRDHDPAAALYGGPDGLDTVRGIARTAALLLPAGGSFVLEHGDEQGEAAKLSGVPGLLRAMVVDDELALAQHGLPGQPVWSRVVDRADLNRRPRFTVATRA, encoded by the coding sequence ATGACGGCCAGTTTCGACGCCACCGCGCGTCCCGGTGGCAGCACCCGCGGTGGCCGCGAATCGCTGCGCGACGTCCTCGTGGACGCCGAGCAGCGGCTGGCCCGGGCCGGCGTTCCGTCGCCGTCGTACGACGCCGCGGCACTGGCGGCCCACGTGATCGGCGTGCCGCGGTTGCGGCTGCGGCTGCAGGATCGCCTCGGCGACGCCGAACGTGTCCGGCTCGAGCAGCTGCTGATCGCCCGGGCGGCCCGGGTGCCGTTGCAGCACCTGCTCGGGGTGGCCGCCTTCCGCCGTATCGAACTGCGGGTGGGGGCCGGCGTGTTCATTCCCCGCCCCGAGACCGAACTGGTGGCCGAGACCGCCCTGCGGCTGCTGCCCGTCGGCGGCGTCGCGGTGGACCTGGGCACCGGCTCGGGGGCGCTGGCGCTGTCGCTGGCCGTCGAGCGCCGCGACGTCGTCGTGCACGCCGTGGAACGGGACCCGGCAGCGATGGCGTGGGCGCGACGCAACGTGGCGGAACTGGCCGGTGATCTCACCGTGAGCGGCTCGCAGGTGCAGCTGCACCAGGCCGATGCCACGACCGCGGCCGACCCCGGTGGCCCGCTGTCCGGGCTGTGCGGTCGGGTCGACGTGGTGGTGTCGAACCCGCCCTACATTCCCGACCACGCCGTCCCGCGGGATCCCGAGGTCCGCGACCACGACCCGGCCGCGGCGCTGTACGGCGGGCCGGACGGCCTGGACACCGTGCGGGGGATCGCGCGGACTGCAGCGTTGCTGCTGCCGGCCGGCGGCAGCTTCGTGCTCGAACACGGCGACGAGCAAGGTGAGGCGGCGAAGCTGTCCGGCGTCCCCGGACTGCTGCGCGCCATGGTGGTCGACGACGAGCTGGCGCTGGCGCAGCACGGCCTGCCGGGGCAACCGGTCTGGTCACGCGTCGTCGACCGCGCCGACCTGAACCGCCGGCCGCGCTTCACGGTCGCCACCCGTGCCTGA